The DNA sequence GCACTATATAGTCTATATATGTGTAGTGGTTCCAAGTCCTGATCCTGGGGCACCCCTGTACATACAGGTCTCTGCAGCTAATGCGTCAGTGCTTAGTGTGACATGAAAGTCTTCCATTCAGTAACAATGAAGGTCAATTATATATTTTACCAACAAACCCTCCTACACTAAAAGAAAGGAAGTTAAAGACGTGATGAAATTCACCACTTAGTTCCCATTGAAGTGTGTTACTGAAAAGTATAAAGTAATTTGGATATGATAGAACTGCGCTGTGACACTCGATTACAGCTTGACAGTTTAATCTAGGCTACAGATTCCTTGAGGCTTCACACAACCTTGCTACTAAAGCAAAGGTCCTAAGCCAAGGACGGACAGCAAAGAGATGATGAGATCTCGGCATCAGATGGATTTGACTTTGGAAAGATGTAATCTAAGGTGTTCTCTTAGGAAAAACTGCATGAGCATAGTGACCTATTCTTTGTGAAGGGATCTCTAGTGTCGTCCATATAGGAACCTGCATGCCAGTAGCCTTATGACACTACACATTTACTCTGTGTATTGGTTTCTCTAGTCAACAGTGGTTTCGTTCATATAAAGTGAAGAAACATATAGTGTGCTTCTACCTGGATTATATGAAAGAACTGGGGTTGTTCAACCAGTGAGGTCTCCAATTGTAGCTCCCCAGTAAGGGTTCACAACATAGAACCAAACAACCAAATGAATTATGAAAATGATAAGAGAATGATCTTTTTTGTGCAGAGTTTACCACAAAGCCTAAGACTGGAGAGGTTACTATGAATTTTATGTCGGCTAATGAACATTCTGATGTGTCCATGTAGTCAAATCTATTTCTATTTTAGTATAATTCTGGTGTGATGGCTTGGTGTGTTTTAACACTTGACCCAACACATGCATGCAACCTTGGTTATGTGACAATGGgaatatactgtgtgtgtaatttgttttgGTGTTCAAATATCATAGACACTGTCAAGGATGTTCTCACTTATGGACAGTGGGTTAAGGTGACTTTACTATGTAAATTCAAGTGAAATAAAGCATTGGTAAATGCAGTGATATTGCTGTCCTGCTGTTAGTGAAAATGGGTTTGTTTTCAATTCattataaagcacttttttacattgttttatttggattATTGTCATGGCTATTGACAGAACAAGCATAAAAACATCTGAAgtacaatgaaataaaattccCTGCATGTTATGTGAAAAACTGCCAACACACCACTGAGCTGTCCAGTTGATCTAGTCGTAACTGAACTCTAACCACATTTTGAAACTACAGTGTAGTGTTTTGCATTTTCGGTGCAACATGTACATGGTGGAATTTTAAATTGAGCTGCTTGAGGCCTGGTTCATTCTCAGGTTGCCATGGTTTCTCAGTTCGATTCCTCTATGGTTCAATAAAGGCCTGCTATTCCTACTCACTTTTCCCatgccatttgttttgtttgcctcAAAAATAGCTGGGTAACTAGCCCTGGCTACTTGTGTGGTTACTAAAATATTCAGATCTACAAAGTTAAATACTGAGCTCCACATAATTTCACACCTGTTCAAATGAGTCCAAGAGACCCTGGAAAATGCAGGTAAAGGAGAGTTTAATTCATAAATTAAAAGTACAACATCTACATTATTGGGCCAAATAAAACTGATTCTAATATAGCACTTAGACAACAACCATACTTTTCACAGATTCAGAAAAGTACTTTTGCCCTTCAGCTCTCCAACACGATGAAAAAAGCAATTGTTTTCCTGAGACCCAGGGCATAGTGAAGACCAAAAAAGCCAGCATCCCACTGAGTCTGAATGTGTGTCCTTTGCTGCAAAACACCGAGCTAGGACTGCCTTTACACATATTTAGTAAGGCCTCACAGGTGAAGAATTTGTAATCAATATTTGGAGACAAAACAAGACCTTAAAGACTTCAgataaaaattaatgaaaaaagagCATGTCATTATGAAaggtaaaattattttgtctCATTGTTGCATAAATTTGCTATATTGTGATAAAATTAATCATGTTTTAGAAGATAGGATTATATTCATCAGTTAAACATCATAGAAAAATTATACTAATAAATAACtcattttataattattgtGCAAATGCATCTACACATGTAAAAATAACTCAATGTATCCAAAAACTTTTCCATTTCAGTTAACAGGTTATAGTCATAACGTAAATGTAATTTAGAGGTCATAATTCAAAAATACTGACAACCAAGCAAATACTGGGCACTTAACAGAACACATAAAATGCACACAATTTTTCACTTATACCAAATGTACTCCATCAGCCTGTTTCAtgtatgaccttttttttttttttttaaacaaacaaacaaaaaaaaacacactggagCTGAAAGGTTAATCTAGCTAGCAAGTACTGCGAGCTACTAAAATCTTTTCCATAAATACATGCCCAAATCTTCAGACATTTGTCTTAAACTGCATTTCGTTTTGACCAATGTTACATAgactttctgttgttgtttaggACATGTGGCTAGTATGACTTACCgtaatttataaaaatgaacaaaactacACTGTGTAGCTAAGCACTGCCAATATTTGGCATCTCAGATGACTGGGATCACTTTCTTTTGAAGGCCAAATTTTACTGGGATGTTGCAAGTTATTCAAATAACAATATGATTCTTCTTTGGGCATACACTTATTAAGATCACTGCTACAAAATTGCTTATTTAAACAAGTATGCATCTTGACATTCTTTAAAGCAGTAAAAATAAGACTTTTACCCAAAAACAATTGGGGTAAAATGAGCCTCACAAGACACTAATACTAAGACACATGTGGTTCAATGAACTACTTTTGGGGTATGGGGGAAATTAATTTTTTGCTGAATTTTGCTGTAACCAAAATACAAAAGTATACAGCATTTATTGAAAATAGAAGCAATGTCCTAGAACTACCCCTGTATCAAAGAGGACATGCAAAACACCCATAACAACATGTTTTCATAGCAACAACTTTTGCACAGTGCTCCAGCAGCCATCACGTGCATCTTTCTAGGGTGTTTTTCTAGCTGCTTCTGGCACCTATTTACACACAATTTTCCccaaaacccaacaacaaaaaactacCCTTTTTGATAGATTAAAAGGGTAAAACAtctgttaatttaattttaaaggGTGGTTCGTGGGACTTTAGACAGCTAGATACATTTCGCAAGCAACAAACAGCAGGGGTACAATAAGCAGCAGAATAAAAATTATCAAGAAATAAAAACTACAGTAAATAGTGTGCATTACCATTGTTTTCATACTTCATGTTAACTCTACTACAAATGTGGTCTTGGAATACACGCACCACAGTGCTGACCCTGTTCTGAATATGCATGTTGCACCCTTTTCGTTTTCATTCTATTCAGTGTGCTGTTCAAAACAGCAATAAGGCTTTTACTGATGATTTTTGTCTAATAAACAATCAAAATTAGGTTACTTTTTGACCACTGCCTATTGCTGAGGCCTCTTAACAGTTAACAATATGTATACACAGCTGaaattttttttgctgttgtatattttaaagtaGCATGGCTCCCATGTCACCAGTGTATGATCTTTACATTCGGCATTAAAATGGCACATTGCagagcacatacacaaacagtggTGCAGGTGTTGGCAAAATGGCAAGAACAGAACACGGCTTAAGGTTTTGCAGTGGCTGTCGTCGTAAGATCACGTGTTGAAGAGTCAGCTATTTGCTTTCACTTACGGCAACTGCGATGGGATACTCCACAGACATTTGAACACAGCATAAAACATCGTACACTTTACACCAAGCATCCATATTAGAGATTTTATCAACTCTGTACCACAGCCACTGTGAACACCTCACAGATCCTGTCAATAATTACCTTTCTAAAAGACTTTGGATCGTAAACTTGTTCATGAGTGTTCATTTTAAGAAATCGGCTTCTTCCAGTCACAAAAGTTAAAAAGAGTCTAATAATTCAGCCAGAGGCTTTTCAGGAGAAAGTTAACTGACTGAGAAAATGGGATTTGGCATCCTTCTCAACACTTTCTCTTCCACAATTATCGACTATGCAGCAGGAGCAAAGAATggcgggtggaggtggagagaaatGTGGTTAGAGCCATGGAAGCCCTATGAGGTTTGGCACTGTACCCCTCCACCTGGGTGGAAgtcatcctcttcctctatGTAGTGATAATGGCGTCGTTCACGCGCAGGGTCACAATCCTCAAGGTCTGCGTAAATATAGAGGTCATCGTCCATGCTGTCCGGTTCACCTTTCTCACGTGTGTCAGGGAAGTACTGTTCCAGTtgcttcagtttgtttaaaGGGAGGAAGTCTGCCTCAGGGAAGACAACCTGATGATTAAAATAATCAAGAACAGAGCATACAGGTATTACTCTATACAGTGCACATTTAATTTGTACTCTACTTACAGTACACAAAGTGTTAGAATTTCCTATAATGCAACTCccttttctgcagtgttttctaTCCAGCCGTATCAAAGTTCCGTCCTCTGTCATGTTAGCATGTCTATTCTTATGTGAAAAACTGTCAAATATGGTTTGAGCTAGTGGACAGACGGCTGTCTCATTTTGAttctacatattccatcatgtCTGCACATGTGAAAATAGGGAATATTTCTTTACACAGGGATTGCAACTTTATAAGTAACGTGAGTTATAGGATTtctataacaaaaaaataaacaccccaaacaaaaaaaatttaactatttaaaaaaacacagcaaaaaaatattttgtaatgatgaatatgtatgtgtacaccaCAACATTTCAACATGCTGACGTTTTGGCATCACACAGAAAAATTGGTGGCAACACTCCATCATCTTTACACTCACgctgaagaggaggatgagtcTGCCTCTCTCAAATGGTCGACGATACATGGGCATTCCCTCATTCAGCACACACTTCTTATCTCCAGGTTTGATTAACTCGCCTGCTcaacaaaaacatgaatgaagtaTATTCCTGCTACGGCAAGCCAACAAACGCATGCTGAAGTGTAACATATTTGCTTTATTCACTATCAAAAGTCATTTGTTCATCTGTAAAATGTACACACTAGAATGCAACAATATTAATGTTCACCTGGATGAGAAGTAATAAGGAGAGTTCTGTTATCTAGTGTCTTGATGGGTTTCTGGAAACCACATAATGACTCAACAAGCTGAAGTTCCATGGTCATGTACAGGTCCTCTGCTTGTCTGCATGAAATGCACAAGCTGGTTATGATGATATATGAACTCTAGCTCTCGTGTCAtccatgaataaataaaaaatgcacagCAGCCATTACCCACACTTTAAATCATAGAGgattaaaacacaataaatgcCTAAGACTATTTCAACGAGCCCTAATGGCCTGCTGAAATAACTGAAGGCCTGTGCATTTTCCTACAGAGAAGTTTACTAAAAGCTACCATATACCACACACGTTTTAACCCCAAACCGACCTCGTGAATACGGGATGTGCCCTCTGGTCTAAGACGATAATGATGTCGCCAGGTTCTAGACCAGGCTCCTGGTCCCCTTCTCCATGGAAAACAATCTTCTGTCCATCTTTCATCCCTGTTAGACAAACATAATCTAGCCAGTTAAAGACAACCTCCTTTCATTTAGTAAAACTGTCCTCACTAAACTCACTAACCACAATTCTGTTTATGTGCCTTAAATATCTACATGACATGTTTGGAACTGGTTTACCCCATGCTATAAACAAGGCAGAGAAATTACAATGTACAGATCATCCCTGCTAAATTATTCCACTTACATCAACAAAATTTTAACTTGAACAGTAAAATAAGAACCAATCCGTTTCTGTCTGCTGCCTGACCCCTTCCCCTCCTAACCTTTATCGATGTGCACTTCAAGGATCTTTTTCTGACGCAAGATCTTGCGTCCAGCACAGGTTTTGCAGCGGTCGCGGGGATTGAGGCGCTGACCCTGGCCCTGGCAGCTGCCACAGATGGTGGAGATCTGCTGCACCATGCCTGGGGCGAGCTGGTGTAGCCTGACTTGGACACCCGAGCCCCGGCATGATGTGCACAGCTCTATGGCCCCTTTACGGCTGCCACGTCctgggagggggggtgggggtgggagagcAGTAAGAGTGTCCCGTTAATACACATGTACATCAGACCATTCACATACACAAGCTGGCTTGAAACAACATGGACACACACCTATGGCATTCTGAGGTTGACTGATAATATCAAATGCATACAATGAAGTGGTCAGAACATGA is a window from the Electrophorus electricus isolate fEleEle1 chromosome 9, fEleEle1.pri, whole genome shotgun sequence genome containing:
- the dnaja1 gene encoding dnaJ homolog subfamily A member 1; this translates as MVKETGFYDTLGVKPSVSPEELKKAYRKLALKYHPDKNPTEGEKFKQISQAYEVLSDAKKREVYDRGGEKAIKEGGNGDGGCGFSSPMDIFDMFFGGGGRMHRERRGKNVVHQLTVTLEDLYNGATRKLSVQKNVICERCEGRGSRKGAIELCTSCRGSGVQVRLHQLAPGMVQQISTICGSCQGQGQRLNPRDRCKTCAGRKILRQKKILEVHIDKGMKDGQKIVFHGEGDQEPGLEPGDIIIVLDQRAHPVFTRQAEDLYMTMELQLVESLCGFQKPIKTLDNRTLLITSHPGELIKPGDKKCVLNEGMPMYRRPFERGRLILLFSVVFPEADFLPLNKLKQLEQYFPDTREKGEPDSMDDDLYIYADLEDCDPARERRHYHYIEEEDDFHPGGGVQCQTS